A part of Kryptolebias marmoratus isolate JLee-2015 linkage group LG8, ASM164957v2, whole genome shotgun sequence genomic DNA contains:
- the znf740b gene encoding zinc finger protein 740b isoform X2 translates to MALMQANNMPSQKKMSSMSQGHRSNPGSHQTHSQHSHNHHGHQVHHGQAHHSHMGHPSGGSLPPLLIRKDGDYHTSRIIESKDSQSNQNLHRKKKHKKSSHKVKEKVELLPHFDMDDDNSFKVQKNFICDHCYGGFRSSYHLKRHILTHTGEKPYACDACDMRFIQRYHLDRHKRVHSGEKPYQCDRCHQNFSRTDRLLRHRRLCTVGVSKEENQYSQDATPHTASWSPLQPSNNRL, encoded by the exons ATGGCCTTGATGCAGGCCAACAATATGCCAAGCCAGAAGAAAATGTCCTCAATGAGTCAGGGGCACAGGTCCAACCCTGGGAGCCACCAGACACACTCACAGCACAGCCACAACCACCATGGACACCAGGTTCACCATGGACAGGCCCACCACAGCCATATGGGACACCCCTCAGGCGGCAGCCTTCCACCCCTG ctgattcGAAAAGATGGAGACTATCACACATCGAGAATTATTGAGAGTAAGGATTCCCAGTCAAACCAGAATCTGCACCgcaagaagaaacacaaaaaatcttCCCACAAAGTGAAAGAGAAGGTGGAG TTATTGCCACACTTCGATATGGACGATGACAACTCCTTTAAAGTTCAGAAGAACTTTATCTGTGATCACTGCTATGGGGGTTTCCGGAGCAGCTACCACCTAAAGCGACACATCCTCACACATACAG GGGAAAAACCATACGCTTGCGATGCGTGTGACATGCGGTTCATTCAGCGTTACCACCTGGACAGACACAAGAGGGTGCACAGCGGAGAGAAGCCGTACCAATGTGATCGATGCCATCAG AACTTTTCACGGACAGACAGGCTGCTGAGACACCGACGGCTGTGTACAGTTGGAGTGAGCAAAGAAGAAAACCAGTACTCCCAGGACGCGACTCCCCACACGGCTTCGTGGAGTCCCCTCCAGCCCTCCAACAACCGTCTCTGA
- the copz1 gene encoding coatomer subunit zeta-1 isoform X1 — MHILLLSVQEPSLYTVKAVLILDNDGDRLYAKYYDETYPTVKEQKAFEKNIFNKTHRTDSEIALLEGLTVVYKSNIDLFFYVIGSSHENELMLMAVLNCLFDSLSQMLRKNVERRALLENMEGLFLAVDEIVDGGVILESDPQQVVHRVALRGDDVPLTEQTVTQVLQSAKEQIKWSLLR, encoded by the exons ATGCACATACTATTGTTGTCTGTACAGGAACCCTCCTTATACACTGTCAAAGCTGTTCTGATTTTGGACAACGATGGAGACAGGCTTTATGCTAAG TATTACGACGAAACGTACCCCACAGTGAAGGAGCAGAAGGCGTTTGAGAAGAATATATTCAACAAAACGCACAGGACAGACA GCGAGATAGCATTACTGGAAGGCCTGACAGTCGTCTACAAGAGCAATATAGATCTCTTCTTTTATGTGATTGGAAGTTCGCATGAAAATGAG cttATGCTTATGGCTGTTCTGAACTGCCTTTTTGATTCCCTCAGTCAGATGTTGAG GAAAAATGTTGAGAGGAGAGCCTTGTTGGAGAACATGGAGGGACTCTTCCTGGCTGTGGATGAGATTGTGGACGGAGG GGTGATCTTGGAGAGTGACCCTCAGCAAGTCGTGCATCGAGTGGCACTCAGA ggtGATGATGTACCTTTGACAGAGCAGACAGTCACCCAG GTTCTTCAGTCTGCCAAAGAACAGATCAAGTGGTCGCTTCTTCGATAG
- the znf740b gene encoding zinc finger protein 740b isoform X1, translated as MTHHSNNSVRDHMKWAGLLGCEAVLSSMALMQANNMPSQKKMSSMSQGHRSNPGSHQTHSQHSHNHHGHQVHHGQAHHSHMGHPSGGSLPPLLIRKDGDYHTSRIIESKDSQSNQNLHRKKKHKKSSHKVKEKVELLPHFDMDDDNSFKVQKNFICDHCYGGFRSSYHLKRHILTHTGEKPYACDACDMRFIQRYHLDRHKRVHSGEKPYQCDRCHQNFSRTDRLLRHRRLCTVGVSKEENQYSQDATPHTASWSPLQPSNNRL; from the exons ATGACCCACCATTCCAACAATTCAGTTCGAGACCATATGAAATGG GCTGGGTTGCTGGGCTGTGAAGCGGTCTTGTCTAGCATGGCCTTGATGCAGGCCAACAATATGCCAAGCCAGAAGAAAATGTCCTCAATGAGTCAGGGGCACAGGTCCAACCCTGGGAGCCACCAGACACACTCACAGCACAGCCACAACCACCATGGACACCAGGTTCACCATGGACAGGCCCACCACAGCCATATGGGACACCCCTCAGGCGGCAGCCTTCCACCCCTG ctgattcGAAAAGATGGAGACTATCACACATCGAGAATTATTGAGAGTAAGGATTCCCAGTCAAACCAGAATCTGCACCgcaagaagaaacacaaaaaatcttCCCACAAAGTGAAAGAGAAGGTGGAG TTATTGCCACACTTCGATATGGACGATGACAACTCCTTTAAAGTTCAGAAGAACTTTATCTGTGATCACTGCTATGGGGGTTTCCGGAGCAGCTACCACCTAAAGCGACACATCCTCACACATACAG GGGAAAAACCATACGCTTGCGATGCGTGTGACATGCGGTTCATTCAGCGTTACCACCTGGACAGACACAAGAGGGTGCACAGCGGAGAGAAGCCGTACCAATGTGATCGATGCCATCAG AACTTTTCACGGACAGACAGGCTGCTGAGACACCGACGGCTGTGTACAGTTGGAGTGAGCAAAGAAGAAAACCAGTACTCCCAGGACGCGACTCCCCACACGGCTTCGTGGAGTCCCCTCCAGCCCTCCAACAACCGTCTCTGA
- the copz1 gene encoding coatomer subunit zeta-1 isoform X2 — translation MDSPILEPSLYTVKAVLILDNDGDRLYAKYYDETYPTVKEQKAFEKNIFNKTHRTDSEIALLEGLTVVYKSNIDLFFYVIGSSHENELMLMAVLNCLFDSLSQMLRKNVERRALLENMEGLFLAVDEIVDGGVILESDPQQVVHRVALRGDDVPLTEQTVTQVLQSAKEQIKWSLLR, via the exons ATGGATTCTCCTATTCTG GAACCCTCCTTATACACTGTCAAAGCTGTTCTGATTTTGGACAACGATGGAGACAGGCTTTATGCTAAG TATTACGACGAAACGTACCCCACAGTGAAGGAGCAGAAGGCGTTTGAGAAGAATATATTCAACAAAACGCACAGGACAGACA GCGAGATAGCATTACTGGAAGGCCTGACAGTCGTCTACAAGAGCAATATAGATCTCTTCTTTTATGTGATTGGAAGTTCGCATGAAAATGAG cttATGCTTATGGCTGTTCTGAACTGCCTTTTTGATTCCCTCAGTCAGATGTTGAG GAAAAATGTTGAGAGGAGAGCCTTGTTGGAGAACATGGAGGGACTCTTCCTGGCTGTGGATGAGATTGTGGACGGAGG GGTGATCTTGGAGAGTGACCCTCAGCAAGTCGTGCATCGAGTGGCACTCAGA ggtGATGATGTACCTTTGACAGAGCAGACAGTCACCCAG GTTCTTCAGTCTGCCAAAGAACAGATCAAGTGGTCGCTTCTTCGATAG
- the nfe2 gene encoding transcription factor NF-E2 45 kDa subunit has protein sequence MCSTANCVLPLRRTCEVVATPGRLCGGVSVQGNFPGVRPHGAPQDTEMDAAWQELMAITELQEFGVPSDGSYESAQYQNMQPMAPAGEYGMVQPHHEPVHAACELSAANTYEGCYSEEMPACHRLGSNAEATYGSSEPQLGQRMFPISPHTQSSLINMSSTNLGHRRPNACLSRGLGRHMPWTTLGQSAPVRSADDLESDSGLSLGSSPPLASPDNPVGGAPGYHNLDVGTPYGDCEPDSMSEHTRRAHVNYPMDYQSQAHSYLHSGGHSSYYSPQSSLSLSQPCGMTPRSAKQPGLAVTPLYNDMTSRGSSQRNMFSKPQASISARAPLSRDERRAMALKIPFPMEKIINLPVDDFNELLTQYTLTDNQLALVRDIRRRGKNKVAAQNCRKRKLESITHLERELNHLQVQRDHLVQERLEFQCNLAFIKCRLTDLYKEVFSHLRDEDGQPYSIDEYSLQQTPDGSIYLVPHSMEKRDQ, from the exons ATGTGTTCAACAGCCAACTGTGTTCTCCCTTTGAGGAGAACCTGTGAG GTAGTGGCAACTCCTGGCAGGCTGTGTGGAGGAGTGTCCGTCCAAGGTAACTTTCCTGGAGTCAGGCCTCATGGAGCTCCGCAGGACACAGAGATGGACGCGGCGTGGCAGGAGCTGATGGCCATCACCGAGCTGCAA GAGTTTGGCGTCCCAAGTGATGGCTCCTATGAATCAGCTCAGTACCAAAACATGCAGCCGATGGCCCCTGCTGGAGAGTATGGGATGGTTCAGCCTCATCACGAACCTGTCCACGCTGCCTGTGAACTGAGTGCTGCTAACACTTATGAGGGATGTTACTCTGAAGAGATGCCTGCCTGCCATCGTTTGGGCAGCAACGCAGAAGCGACGTACGGAAGCTCTGAGCCTCAGCTGGGTCAAAGAATGTTCCCCATCTCCCCTCACACTCAGTCGTCCCTCATAAACATGTCAAGCACCAACCTGGGGCACCGGAGGCCCAACGCCTGCCTCTCTCGGGGTCTAGGCCGCCACATGCCGTGGACTACGCTCGGACAGAGTGCTCCCGTTCGCTCAGCTGATGATCTCGAGTCGGACTCCGGTCTCTCACTGGGATCCAGTCCACCTTTGGCTTCCCCTGACAACCCAGTCGGAGGTGCGCCAGGTTACCACAACTTAGACGTAGGCACACCGTATGGCGATTGTGAACCAGACAGCATGTCTGAGCACACCAGAAGAGCCCACGTCAATTACCCGATGGACTATCAGAGCCAGGCTCACTCATATTTACACTCAGGTGGACATTCATCTTATTATTCACCTCAGTCAAGTTTATCGCTCTCACAACCTTGTGGTATGACCCCGAGGTCAGCCAAACAGCCAGGTCTTGCAGTTACCCCCTTATACAACGATATGACAAGCAGAGGGAGCTCACAGCGCAACATGTTCTCCAAACCACAAGCAAGCATTTCTGCTCGGGCGCCACTGAGCAGGGACGAGCGGAGGGCCATGGCTTTGAAGATCCCCTTCCCCATGGAGAAGATCATCAATCTACCCGTGGACGACTTCAACGAGCTGCTGACGCAGTACACTTTGACGGACAATCAACTTGCGCTGGTTCGAGATATCAGACGGAGAGGGAAGAACAAGGTGGCTGCTCAGAACTGCAGGAAGAGGAAGCTGGAGAGCATAACTCACCTTGAAAGAGAACTGAACCACCTGCAGGTCCAAAGAGACCACCTGGTACAGGAACGGCTGGAGTTTCAGTGCAACTTGGCTTTTATTAAATGCCGACTCACAGACCTTTACAAGGAAGTATTTTCTCACTTAAGAGATGAAGACGGACAGCCTTACTCGATAGATGAATATTCTCTACAACAGACACCCGATGGAAGTATTTATTTGGTACCCCACTCAATGGAAAAGCGAGATCAATGA